The proteins below are encoded in one region of Deinococcus sp. Leaf326:
- a CDS encoding asparaginase → MSTAAQDPAPGGQRRLAVIHTGGTIASRPSPDGSGVKPQGAPSVPGLRDTHLSEYLPFTLPSPHVTPAHMLRLARLIEEIGPGHNGIVVTHGTDTLEETAYLLHLVLPAGLPPVVLTGSMRHAGEVSWDGPGNLLDAALVALDPRTAGRGPLVAFGGDLFDARTVTKVHTSAVDAFGGSPGPIGRADRTGDEASGYGAQVHYFATPEPRPTYAPAALGARVEVLYAYAGWQGEGYAEAAARADGLVIAALGTGNLPPELLPLIEATEKPVVIATRTHTGPILPVYGYAGGGATLVAAGAIPASFLNAHKARLLLLVLLSLGMDREEIRGVFTGGRY, encoded by the coding sequence ATGAGCACGGCAGCGCAGGACCCTGCACCCGGAGGCCAGCGGCGTCTGGCCGTCATCCATACCGGGGGCACCATCGCCAGCCGGCCCAGCCCCGACGGCAGCGGCGTGAAGCCGCAGGGTGCTCCCAGCGTGCCGGGCCTGCGGGACACGCATCTCAGCGAGTACCTGCCCTTCACGCTGCCCAGCCCGCACGTGACCCCGGCGCACATGCTGCGGCTCGCCCGGCTAATCGAGGAGATCGGCCCCGGCCACAACGGGATCGTGGTGACGCACGGCACCGACACGCTGGAGGAGACGGCGTACCTGCTGCATCTGGTGTTGCCCGCCGGCCTGCCCCCCGTGGTCCTGACCGGCAGCATGAGGCACGCCGGCGAGGTCTCGTGGGACGGCCCCGGCAATCTGCTTGACGCCGCGCTGGTGGCCCTGGACCCCCGGACGGCCGGGCGCGGGCCGCTTGTGGCCTTTGGCGGCGACCTATTCGACGCGCGCACCGTGACCAAGGTGCACACGAGCGCGGTGGACGCCTTCGGGGGCTCCCCCGGCCCCATCGGCCGCGCCGACCGCACCGGTGACGAGGCGAGCGGGTACGGCGCGCAGGTGCACTACTTCGCCACGCCCGAGCCGCGCCCGACCTACGCCCCGGCGGCGCTGGGCGCCCGCGTGGAGGTCCTATACGCCTACGCCGGCTGGCAGGGCGAGGGCTACGCCGAGGCCGCCGCGCGGGCCGACGGACTGGTCATCGCCGCGCTGGGCACCGGCAACCTGCCGCCCGAACTGCTGCCCCTGATTGAGGCGACAGAAAAGCCTGTAGTCATCGCCACGCGCACGCACACCGGCCCCATCCTGCCGGTGTACGGCTACGCGGGCGGCGGCGCGACCCTGGTGGCCGCCGGCGCCATCCCGGCCAGTTTCCTGAACGCCCACAAGGCGCGCCTGCTGCTGCTCGTGCTGCTGAGCCTGGGCATGGACCGGGAGGAAATCCGGGGCGTGTTCACAGGCGGGCGGTACTAG
- a CDS encoding ROK family protein yields the protein MTGQTAAEQISIGVDVGGTKIACGVLRGEHLLERHVQPTPDTGWEGVLDAIAAQVKALQAAQPEARLIGVGVPGPLNADRTRVKFAPNIYGFTDVPLVDGLRERLGQRIILENDAKAAALAEAHLGAARGTESSVYVTVSTGIGAGLVLNGRLWRGRHGIAGEIGHITVMPGGPVSGAGLDGALEAVASGTAIARDASYALNRDVSTAEAFSLAEQGHPAARRVVAQALRHIGTALADLQKTLDPEVFVIGGGVASVGDYFFQGVQRAADEYSKGFAPVTIRRAQLGTDAGVIGAALAARHG from the coding sequence ATGACAGGACAGACGGCAGCGGAGCAGATCAGTATCGGCGTGGACGTGGGCGGCACCAAGATCGCCTGCGGGGTCCTGCGCGGCGAGCACCTTCTGGAGCGCCACGTGCAGCCCACGCCCGACACCGGCTGGGAAGGGGTCCTCGACGCCATCGCCGCGCAGGTGAAAGCCCTCCAGGCCGCGCAACCTGAGGCCCGCCTGATCGGGGTGGGGGTGCCGGGACCGCTGAACGCCGACCGCACCCGCGTCAAGTTCGCGCCCAACATCTACGGCTTTACCGACGTGCCGCTGGTCGACGGCCTGCGCGAGCGGCTGGGGCAGCGCATCATCCTGGAAAACGACGCCAAGGCCGCCGCCCTGGCCGAGGCCCACCTGGGCGCGGCGCGCGGCACCGAGAGCAGCGTGTACGTGACGGTCAGCACCGGCATCGGCGCGGGGCTGGTCCTGAACGGGCGACTGTGGCGCGGCCGCCACGGCATCGCGGGCGAGATCGGGCACATCACGGTGATGCCCGGCGGCCCCGTGAGCGGCGCGGGGCTGGACGGCGCGCTCGAGGCGGTCGCCAGCGGCACGGCCATCGCGCGCGACGCGAGCTACGCCCTGAACCGCGACGTGAGCACCGCCGAGGCCTTCTCGCTGGCCGAGCAGGGCCACCCAGCCGCGCGGCGCGTGGTCGCGCAGGCGCTGAGGCACATCGGCACGGCGCTGGCCGACCTGCAAAAGACCCTCGACCCCGAGGTGTTCGTGATCGGCGGGGGTGTCGCCAGCGTGGGCGACTACTTCTTCCAGGGCGTGCAGCGCGCCGCCGACGAATACTCGAAGGGCTTCGCGCCCGTCACCATCCGCCGCGCGCAGCTCGGCACCGACGCGGGCGTGATCGGTGCGGCACTCGCGGCGCGGCACGGCTGA
- a CDS encoding cell division protein FtsB — translation MEDHRAPPSSPLSPGRPVAVRGSWRGRWRAWQRLPVTLIAASLLLGLGIVQLAFQLGNTAYRSVTWTRETRETRVRVAALERDVAVLQAAERSAADPAYLQELARCQGFVGKTETVLIAPDAARTPGRGENCELVRLP, via the coding sequence ATGGAAGACCACCGCGCGCCCCCGTCCTCACCGCTGTCTCCGGGCCGTCCCGTCGCCGTCAGGGGCAGCTGGCGGGGCCGCTGGCGCGCGTGGCAGCGCCTGCCCGTCACCTTGATCGCCGCGAGTCTCCTGTTGGGTCTGGGGATTGTGCAGCTCGCCTTTCAGCTCGGCAACACCGCCTACCGCAGCGTCACCTGGACCCGGGAGACGCGCGAGACCCGCGTGCGCGTCGCCGCCCTGGAGCGCGACGTGGCGGTGTTGCAGGCCGCCGAGCGTTCGGCGGCCGACCCGGCCTACCTGCAGGAACTCGCGCGCTGTCAGGGGTTCGTGGGCAAGACCGAGACGGTATTGATCGCGCCCGACGCCGCCAGGACGCCGGGCCGGGGCGAGAACTGCGAACTCGTGCGCCTGCCCTGA
- the cutA gene encoding divalent-cation tolerance protein CutA, protein MSLVVLVTVPPERAHELARTLVSERLAGCVNVLPGVQSIYRWEGEVAEDPETLLLIKTTGEQYPALEARVRSLHPYEVPEIVALPFDRALPEFQSWLRESTEPVT, encoded by the coding sequence ATGTCACTGGTCGTTCTGGTCACGGTTCCGCCCGAGCGCGCGCACGAGCTGGCACGTACCCTGGTCAGCGAGCGCCTGGCCGGCTGCGTCAACGTGCTGCCCGGCGTGCAGAGCATCTACCGCTGGGAAGGTGAGGTCGCCGAGGACCCCGAGACCCTGCTGCTCATCAAGACGACCGGCGAGCAGTACCCGGCCCTGGAGGCCCGCGTGCGCTCGCTGCATCCCTACGAGGTGCCCGAGATCGTGGCGCTGCCCTTCGACCGCGCCCTGCCCGAATTCCAGAGCTGGTTGCGCGAGTCGACCGAGCCGGTCACCTGA
- a CDS encoding TM2 domain-containing protein, protein MTKRDDPSGNPDLTPQGNAPSWVDEVLGASAAPAAAPQTGPGRPDLSKERPAPPAPPRTPLEGPENLRIPEPTRAGRPDDFSSDAWVSRMTGGPARTSSAPPTGRPFSETTYAEPEPSRGAWPQEPPRDAWNGARPVAPYVGGLAGGDVAQKKLIAGLLAIFLGSLGVHKFYLGMNRPGAVLLGLNVGVWVLATLLGIITLGVGFLITLPLASLLSFALGVLGLVEGIIYLTKSDDAFAREYLVGKKAWL, encoded by the coding sequence ATGACCAAGCGAGACGACCCCTCCGGCAACCCGGACCTGACCCCCCAGGGCAACGCGCCCTCGTGGGTGGACGAGGTGCTGGGGGCCTCGGCTGCTCCCGCCGCCGCGCCCCAGACTGGCCCGGGCCGCCCCGACCTGAGCAAGGAGCGTCCGGCGCCCCCGGCGCCGCCGCGGACCCCACTGGAAGGCCCGGAAAATCTGCGGATTCCCGAGCCCACCCGTGCAGGCCGGCCCGACGATTTTTCCAGTGACGCCTGGGTGAGCCGCATGACCGGGGGGCCGGCCCGCACGTCCAGCGCCCCTCCGACCGGGCGCCCCTTCTCCGAAACGACCTATGCCGAGCCGGAGCCGTCCCGCGGCGCGTGGCCGCAGGAGCCGCCGCGGGACGCGTGGAACGGTGCCCGTCCGGTGGCTCCGTACGTGGGCGGCCTCGCGGGCGGGGACGTGGCCCAGAAGAAGCTGATCGCGGGGCTGCTGGCGATCTTCCTGGGCAGCCTGGGCGTACACAAGTTCTACCTGGGCATGAACCGTCCCGGCGCCGTGCTGCTGGGCCTGAACGTCGGCGTGTGGGTGCTGGCGACCCTGCTGGGAATCATTACGCTGGGAGTGGGCTTTCTCATCACCCTGCCCCTGGCCAGCCTCCTGAGCTTCGCTTTGGGCGTGCTGGGCCTGGTCGAGGGCATCATCTACCTCACCAAGAGCGATGACGCCTTCGCGCGCGAGTATCTGGTGGGCAAGAAAGCCTGGCTGTAA
- the nth gene encoding endonuclease III: protein MTRKTAAPRLPTGAKARAPQVLAALETLYPDARTELEYRTPFELLVATVLSAQATDVSVNAATPALFGRYPDAHALSTATPEDIELYIRRIGLYRGKARHLAALARLLVERHGGEVPNDFAAVVALPGAGRKTANVVLSNAYGYPAIAVDTHVGRLARRLGLSAQTNPDRVEADLERLFPKERWVFLHHALILHGRRVCAARRPLCGECALLPYCPQIGVGLPAPARPA from the coding sequence GTGACCCGCAAGACTGCCGCGCCGCGCCTGCCCACCGGCGCGAAGGCCCGCGCTCCCCAGGTGCTCGCGGCCCTGGAAACGCTCTACCCGGACGCCCGCACCGAACTGGAGTACCGCACGCCCTTCGAGCTTCTCGTCGCCACGGTCCTGAGTGCTCAGGCGACCGACGTGAGCGTGAATGCCGCCACCCCCGCCCTCTTTGGCCGCTACCCCGACGCCCACGCCCTGAGCACGGCCACCCCGGAGGACATCGAGCTCTATATCCGGCGGATCGGGCTGTACCGGGGCAAGGCACGCCACCTCGCCGCCCTGGCCCGGCTACTCGTCGAGCGGCACGGCGGCGAGGTGCCGAACGACTTCGCGGCGGTGGTCGCCCTGCCCGGCGCGGGGCGCAAGACCGCCAACGTGGTCCTCAGCAACGCCTACGGTTATCCGGCGATCGCCGTGGATACCCACGTGGGCCGCCTCGCCCGGCGCCTGGGCCTGAGCGCCCAGACCAATCCCGACCGGGTGGAGGCCGACCTGGAGCGGCTCTTTCCGAAAGAGCGCTGGGTCTTCTTGCACCACGCGCTGATCCTGCACGGGCGCCGGGTGTGCGCCGCGCGCCGGCCGCTGTGCGGCGAGTGCGCCCTGCTGCCTTACTGCCCGCAGATCGGGGTGGGGCTGCCTGCCCCGGCGCGGCCCGCATGA
- a CDS encoding MFS transporter, translating to MTWRFSRQLWLYLTSAFSFGLAQAFTALFLNFYLRSLGLGAEWQGLINALPALTLAALSLPAVALARRISNAHTLKLGALLSLVGLVLLALAGGAGLAIVGAIVQGAGAALSVVAGGPFMANNSDERSRMTLFSVQSALMTGAGFVGNLLGGRVPELYAAATDTAPDGLGALRAALLVASALQLAGLLPVLALKPTGAPRPPGRSLAVRDKGTMARLVAPNVLVGLGAGATIPFLNIYIEGKFGISYSGLGTLFAWASLATAATALLQPLLVRRLGPLQAVLLVQASSLPFLAMLGFAPSLWMVTAALFTRGALMNAAGPVYSAYAMSALPEEDRPMYSAVNTLAWDTGWAVSSLLSGVVRGALPFGTAFNALFAWTLAMYALSLVAIYLGLYRPAMRAPRGPAEAGAR from the coding sequence ATGACCTGGCGGTTCTCACGCCAGCTCTGGCTGTACCTTACGTCGGCGTTCAGCTTCGGGCTGGCGCAGGCGTTCACGGCGCTGTTTCTCAACTTCTACCTGCGGTCGCTGGGACTGGGGGCCGAGTGGCAAGGCCTCATCAACGCGCTGCCCGCCCTGACCCTGGCGGCCCTGAGCCTGCCGGCAGTGGCGCTGGCCCGGCGCATCAGCAACGCGCATACCCTCAAGCTCGGGGCGCTGCTGAGCCTCGTCGGGCTGGTGCTGCTGGCCCTGGCGGGGGGAGCGGGCCTCGCCATCGTCGGGGCGATCGTGCAGGGGGCGGGCGCGGCCCTGAGCGTGGTCGCGGGCGGCCCCTTCATGGCGAACAACAGCGACGAACGCTCGCGCATGACCCTGTTCAGCGTGCAGAGCGCCCTGATGACCGGCGCGGGTTTCGTGGGCAACCTGCTGGGGGGCCGCGTGCCCGAGCTGTACGCCGCCGCGACCGACACGGCGCCGGACGGTCTGGGCGCTCTGCGCGCCGCCCTGCTGGTCGCTTCCGCCCTGCAGCTCGCCGGGCTGCTGCCCGTTCTGGCCCTGAAACCCACGGGGGCCCCCCGCCCGCCGGGGCGCTCGCTGGCGGTGCGCGACAAGGGCACGATGGCCCGGCTGGTGGCGCCGAACGTGCTCGTGGGGCTGGGAGCCGGCGCCACCATTCCCTTCCTGAACATCTACATTGAGGGCAAGTTCGGCATCAGCTACTCGGGGCTGGGCACGCTGTTCGCCTGGGCCAGTCTGGCGACGGCGGCCACGGCCCTGCTGCAACCCCTCCTCGTGCGGCGACTGGGGCCGCTCCAGGCCGTGTTGCTGGTGCAGGCGAGCAGTCTGCCCTTCCTGGCGATGCTGGGGTTCGCGCCCTCACTATGGATGGTCACAGCGGCGCTGTTCACGCGCGGCGCGCTGATGAACGCGGCGGGACCGGTGTACAGCGCCTACGCCATGTCGGCGCTGCCCGAGGAGGACCGGCCGATGTACTCGGCCGTCAACACCCTGGCCTGGGATACCGGCTGGGCGGTCAGCAGCCTGCTCTCGGGTGTGGTGCGCGGCGCGCTGCCCTTCGGGACGGCCTTTAACGCCCTGTTCGCCTGGACCCTGGCGATGTACGCCCTGAGCCTCGTGGCGATCTATCTGGGGCTTTACCGTCCGGCCATGCGTGCGCCGCGCGGCCCCGCCGAGGCCGGAGCGCGTTAG
- a CDS encoding thioesterase family protein, with protein MRTPDPAPRSRPEEAFGRLDWRAPHRAGIQMRYGDLDTMGHLNNAVYVQYLETSRVILMTDLGVPPSQDRSVIARLELDYRHEIRPGQTVVVETLVERIGHTSWTLVSRVVADGVPCAYARTVQVRVDADLRPVPLAGDLRERLSGLLAQETEPVAGAPGGA; from the coding sequence ATGAGGACTCCTGACCCCGCCCCCCGCTCCCGCCCGGAGGAGGCGTTCGGGCGCCTGGACTGGCGCGCTCCCCACCGCGCCGGAATCCAGATGCGCTACGGCGATCTCGACACCATGGGGCACCTGAACAACGCCGTGTACGTGCAGTATCTCGAAACTTCGCGCGTGATCCTCATGACCGACCTCGGCGTGCCGCCCAGTCAGGACCGCTCGGTGATCGCCCGGCTGGAACTGGACTACCGGCACGAAATCCGCCCCGGCCAGACGGTGGTGGTCGAGACGCTGGTCGAGCGGATCGGCCACACCTCCTGGACCCTGGTCTCACGCGTGGTGGCCGACGGCGTGCCCTGCGCCTACGCCCGCACGGTGCAGGTGCGCGTCGACGCCGACCTGCGCCCGGTGCCCCTGGCCGGCGACCTGCGGGAGCGGCTCTCGGGGCTGCTGGCCCAGGAGACGGAACCCGTGGCCGGCGCGCCGGGCGGGGCATGA
- a CDS encoding nicotinate phosphoribosyltransferase: protein MSAHLSDQNLILDTDSYKSSHFLQYPPGTTRLFSYLESRGGRYPVTRFFGLQYILDRYLTRRVTAEMVEEARTLIEAHGEPFPYDGWMRVVRVHGGRLPLEIRAVPEGSLVPIHNVLMSVTNTDPELPWLVGWFETMLMRVWYPITVCTQSWHIRQIIGKALEETSDRAAEELPFKLHDFGSRGVSSRESAGLGALAHLVNFQGTDTLEALRVGRNHYGADLAGFSIPAAEHSTVTSWGKEHEVDAYRNMVRTFGKPGGVFAVVSDSYDLKYAINVHWGETLRREVEESGATLVVRPDSGDPPAMVRLAVHALAAKYGTDTNSKGFKVLRHVRVIQGDGIDEQTIGQILQNLVVDGYSAENVSFGMGGALLQKVDRDTQRFAYKASAGLVDGEYRGIYKDPVTDPGKRSKDGVLDLVEEGGRLVTRQYRTFDTDFPGSLMRTVYRDGDLLVRDTLDEIRARA from the coding sequence ATGAGTGCGCACCTGTCCGACCAGAACCTGATTCTCGACACCGATAGCTACAAGAGCAGCCACTTCCTGCAGTACCCCCCCGGCACCACGCGGCTGTTCAGCTACCTCGAGTCGCGCGGCGGGCGCTACCCGGTCACGCGCTTTTTCGGGCTCCAGTACATTCTGGACCGCTACCTGACGCGCCGCGTCACGGCCGAGATGGTCGAGGAGGCCCGCACCCTGATCGAGGCGCACGGCGAGCCCTTTCCCTACGACGGCTGGATGCGGGTCGTCCGCGTACACGGCGGGCGGCTGCCGCTGGAAATCCGCGCGGTGCCCGAAGGCTCGCTCGTCCCTATCCACAACGTCTTGATGTCGGTGACGAACACTGATCCCGAGCTGCCCTGGCTCGTCGGCTGGTTCGAGACGATGCTGATGCGGGTGTGGTACCCCATCACGGTCTGCACCCAGAGCTGGCATATCCGCCAGATCATCGGCAAGGCGCTGGAGGAGACGAGCGACCGCGCCGCCGAGGAACTGCCCTTCAAGCTGCACGATTTTGGCAGCCGGGGCGTGAGCAGCCGCGAGAGCGCGGGCCTGGGCGCTCTCGCCCATCTTGTGAACTTTCAGGGCACAGACACCCTCGAAGCCCTGCGGGTGGGCCGCAACCACTACGGCGCCGACCTTGCGGGGTTCTCGATCCCGGCGGCCGAACACAGCACCGTCACCAGTTGGGGCAAGGAGCACGAGGTGGACGCCTACCGCAACATGGTGCGCACCTTCGGCAAGCCCGGCGGGGTATTCGCGGTGGTGAGCGACAGCTACGACCTCAAATACGCCATCAACGTGCACTGGGGCGAGACCCTGCGTCGTGAGGTCGAGGAAAGCGGCGCGACGCTCGTTGTACGCCCGGACAGCGGCGACCCTCCTGCGATGGTGCGTCTCGCCGTGCACGCGCTGGCAGCCAAGTACGGCACGGACACCAACAGCAAGGGCTTCAAGGTCCTGCGGCACGTCCGCGTGATCCAGGGCGACGGCATCGACGAGCAGACCATCGGGCAGATTCTCCAGAATCTCGTGGTGGACGGCTACAGCGCCGAGAACGTGTCGTTCGGCATGGGCGGCGCCCTGCTCCAGAAGGTGGACCGCGACACGCAGCGCTTCGCCTACAAGGCCAGCGCGGGCCTCGTCGACGGCGAGTACCGGGGTATCTACAAGGACCCCGTGACCGATCCTGGCAAACGCAGCAAGGACGGCGTCCTCGACCTCGTCGAGGAGGGGGGGCGCCTCGTCACGCGGCAGTACCGCACCTTCGACACCGACTTTCCGGGCTCGCTGATGCGCACGGTGTACCGCGACGGCGACCTGCTCGTGCGCGACACGCTCGACGAGATCCGCGCACGGGCGTAG
- the rpoZ gene encoding DNA-directed RNA polymerase subunit omega has product MAEKDIDKLLSMTDSKYRLSVVTAKRALQLRSGAPSVLPVEQRVRTHNLVTQAMRELATGQLTVGTNLIDEGRFHQDYMRQRQAQIQAQLNAERERERD; this is encoded by the coding sequence ATGGCAGAAAAAGATATCGACAAGTTGCTTTCGATGACCGACAGCAAGTACCGCCTCTCGGTGGTTACGGCCAAGCGGGCCCTGCAACTGCGCAGCGGCGCGCCCAGCGTGCTGCCGGTTGAGCAGCGCGTGCGGACCCACAACCTCGTGACCCAGGCCATGCGTGAACTCGCCACCGGCCAGCTCACGGTGGGCACCAACCTCATCGACGAGGGCCGCTTCCATCAGGACTACATGCGCCAGCGGCAGGCCCAGATTCAGGCCCAGCTCAACGCCGAGCGCGAACGCGAACGCGACTGA
- a CDS encoding hemolysin family protein, with product MGNPVLEFGILILLLLINGFFSASELGVVSARRSRLEAAAARGERGAAAAVRLADRPGAFLATVQIGITLIGTISAVFAGGSLTRYAEPLLRPVFGDAADTAASIAVVLLVTFLSLVLGELAPKNIALRNPESLAARVAPFFAGLSVVARPVVWLLDVTSRGLLALIGVRGESAEVITEEDVKAVVSQAARSGSLEEAEHARFGAMLRFNDRRVRDLMTPRSEAVTLDVRMSVAEVVDTVLASDHDRYLVRDEQGEVVGQVAVIDVLRALHTGESLADLVRPAVYLPESAWAEDALKRLEGEGQARLAVIVDEYGDFTGLLSITDLLSVLAGVEMNTSDEEGIVRRADGSYLVGGSMAMHELREDLPLPELPREEFSTLAGYVLDLLGEFPHVGTTLQIEGWEIEVMDIDGPRVDRLLIRPPRTEGDDVNFTGPTHTV from the coding sequence GTGGGCAACCCCGTGCTGGAGTTCGGCATCCTCATCCTTCTGCTGCTGATCAACGGCTTTTTTTCAGCGTCCGAGCTGGGGGTGGTGTCGGCGCGGCGTTCCCGGCTGGAGGCGGCGGCGGCGCGGGGCGAGCGCGGTGCGGCGGCGGCCGTGCGCCTTGCCGATAGGCCGGGGGCCTTTCTGGCGACCGTGCAGATCGGTATTACCCTCATCGGCACCATCAGCGCGGTGTTCGCGGGCGGCAGCCTGACCCGCTACGCCGAACCGCTGCTGCGTCCCGTATTCGGGGACGCGGCCGACACGGCGGCGAGCATCGCGGTGGTGCTACTTGTGACCTTCCTGTCGCTGGTGCTGGGCGAACTCGCGCCCAAGAACATCGCGCTGCGTAATCCCGAGAGCCTTGCGGCGCGGGTGGCGCCTTTCTTTGCGGGGCTCTCGGTGGTGGCGCGGCCGGTGGTGTGGCTGCTCGACGTCACCTCGCGGGGGTTGCTGGCCCTGATCGGTGTCCGGGGCGAGTCCGCCGAGGTCATCACCGAGGAGGACGTCAAGGCCGTGGTGTCTCAGGCCGCCCGCAGCGGCAGCCTGGAAGAGGCCGAGCACGCCCGCTTCGGGGCCATGCTGCGCTTCAACGACCGCCGGGTCCGCGACCTCATGACCCCGCGCTCGGAGGCGGTCACGCTTGACGTGCGGATGTCGGTGGCCGAGGTCGTGGATACGGTCCTCGCCTCGGACCATGACCGCTACCTCGTGCGCGACGAACAGGGCGAGGTGGTCGGGCAGGTGGCCGTCATTGATGTGCTGCGCGCCCTGCACACCGGGGAATCGCTGGCCGATCTGGTGCGCCCGGCCGTCTACCTTCCCGAATCGGCGTGGGCTGAGGACGCCCTGAAGCGTCTTGAGGGCGAGGGGCAGGCCCGCCTGGCCGTCATCGTGGACGAGTACGGTGACTTCACGGGTCTGCTGAGCATCACCGACCTGCTCTCGGTGCTCGCCGGCGTCGAGATGAACACTTCCGACGAGGAAGGGATCGTGCGCCGCGCCGACGGCAGCTACCTCGTGGGCGGCAGCATGGCCATGCACGAACTGCGCGAGGACCTGCCCCTGCCCGAACTGCCGCGCGAGGAATTCAGCACGCTGGCGGGCTACGTCCTCGATCTGCTGGGCGAGTTTCCGCACGTGGGCACCACCCTCCAGATTGAGGGCTGGGAGATTGAGGTCATGGACATCGACGGCCCGCGTGTGGACCGCCTGCTCATCCGGCCTCCCCGCACCGAGGGTGACGATGTGAATTTTACCGGCCCTACCCACACGGTCTGA
- the hemC gene encoding hydroxymethylbilane synthase, which translates to MRTVTVGTRGSALALAQTRWVVARLKEEWPETDFRIQTISTKGDRSRESLGALAQKGDKGFWVKEIEDALLQKQVDIAVHSLKDLPTAQPDGLEVSSIPKRVDARDVLIGREGMKKLADLPEGARIGTSSVRRKAFLRAYRPDLVVKDLRGNIDTRLAAIGGGEYDAIILAAAGLIRTEQRHRIDEFVAPDILLPAPGQGALALETRADDDLNIEVVYAIHDHLTDDRITAEREFLAGLGAGCMAPVGAHATIKGGVLLLEGWVGGVDGRKVIRAESSGDVTECAELGAELAADMLAQGAQELIDAAHS; encoded by the coding sequence ATGCGGACGGTGACGGTTGGCACGCGGGGCTCGGCGCTCGCGCTCGCGCAGACGCGATGGGTCGTGGCGCGGCTCAAAGAGGAATGGCCGGAGACCGATTTCCGGATTCAGACCATCAGCACCAAGGGTGACCGCAGCCGCGAGAGCCTGGGGGCACTGGCCCAGAAAGGCGACAAGGGGTTCTGGGTCAAGGAGATCGAGGACGCCCTGCTGCAAAAGCAGGTCGACATCGCGGTGCATTCGCTCAAGGACCTCCCCACTGCGCAGCCCGACGGCCTCGAAGTGTCGTCCATTCCCAAGCGGGTGGACGCGCGCGACGTGCTCATCGGGCGTGAGGGCATGAAAAAGCTCGCGGACCTGCCCGAGGGCGCGCGCATCGGCACGAGCAGCGTGCGGCGCAAGGCCTTCCTGCGCGCCTACCGGCCCGACCTCGTGGTCAAGGACCTGCGCGGCAACATCGACACGCGGCTCGCGGCCATCGGCGGCGGAGAGTACGACGCGATCATCCTGGCGGCGGCGGGCCTCATCCGCACCGAGCAGCGCCACCGGATCGACGAGTTCGTGGCCCCCGACATCCTGCTGCCGGCCCCCGGCCAGGGCGCGCTGGCGCTGGAGACGCGCGCCGACGATGACCTGAACATCGAGGTGGTGTACGCGATTCACGACCACCTGACCGACGACCGCATCACCGCCGAGCGCGAGTTCCTGGCGGGGCTGGGCGCGGGCTGCATGGCCCCGGTGGGCGCGCACGCGACCATTAAGGGCGGCGTGCTGCTTCTGGAAGGCTGGGTCGGTGGGGTGGACGGCCGCAAGGTGATCCGCGCCGAGAGCAGCGGCGACGTGACCGAGTGCGCCGAACTGGGGGCCGAACTGGCCGCCGACATGCTCGCGCAGGGCGCGCAGGAGCTGATTGATGCCGCGCACAGCTGA